One window of the Labilibaculum sp. genome contains the following:
- a CDS encoding o-succinylbenzoate synthase, giving the protein MLKADYQYYPLKFKQASGTSRGILTQKDSWFIRIWDDKNPDVKGIGECSIIPGLSSDDRPGYENKIKEICESIDDYWYYLEDGLTEWPSIYFGLETAFLDFQAKGSKVLFPSDFTNGKAQIPINGLVWMGDSGYMKEQIQQKLEDGFDCLKLKIGAIDFKEEINLLQSIRKDFGSDKIELRVDANGAFSPVDALNKLKVLSEFQIHSIEQPIKAGQWKEMADLCLAGPLPIALDEELIGVHTQSLKKELLDAIKPQYIILKPSLLGGIKGSQEWIDLAEERNIPWWVTSALESNIGLNAIAQWTYTLNNSMPQGLGTGQIYSNNIVSPLFMHKGFLAYDICGKWEI; this is encoded by the coding sequence ATGCTTAAAGCAGATTATCAATATTATCCACTTAAATTCAAACAAGCCAGCGGAACTTCGCGGGGAATTTTAACACAAAAGGATTCGTGGTTCATTCGTATCTGGGATGATAAAAATCCTGATGTGAAGGGTATTGGCGAATGCTCCATTATTCCAGGATTAAGCAGCGATGATAGACCTGGCTATGAAAATAAAATCAAAGAAATTTGTGAGAGCATAGATGATTATTGGTATTATCTGGAGGATGGATTAACAGAATGGCCTTCGATTTATTTTGGATTGGAGACTGCCTTTCTGGATTTTCAGGCCAAAGGGAGTAAAGTTCTTTTTCCCTCCGATTTTACAAATGGGAAAGCCCAAATTCCTATTAACGGATTGGTTTGGATGGGTGATTCCGGCTATATGAAAGAACAAATTCAACAAAAGCTGGAAGATGGTTTTGATTGTTTGAAACTAAAAATAGGAGCCATTGACTTCAAGGAAGAAATTAATCTTTTACAGTCTATCCGTAAAGATTTTGGATCAGATAAAATTGAGTTGCGGGTTGATGCAAATGGTGCATTTTCACCTGTTGATGCGTTGAATAAACTGAAGGTCTTATCCGAATTTCAGATTCATTCTATCGAACAGCCAATAAAAGCCGGACAATGGAAGGAGATGGCGGATTTGTGCTTGGCTGGTCCTCTGCCAATTGCTTTGGATGAGGAATTGATTGGCGTGCATACTCAGAGTTTGAAGAAGGAACTTTTAGATGCAATTAAGCCTCAATACATTATTCTGAAGCCAAGTCTTCTCGGCGGTATAAAAGGAAGTCAGGAATGGATTGATTTAGCTGAGGAAAGAAATATCCCTTGGTGGGTAACTTCAGCATTGGAATCTAATATTGGATTAAATGCTATTGCTCAATGGACTTATACGCTTAATAATTCAATGCCACAAGGATTAGGAACCGGGCAAATTTACAGCAATAATATAGTGTCACCTCTTTTTATGCACAAAGGCTTTTTGGCCTACGATATTTGTGGAAAGTGGGAAATTTAA
- a CDS encoding AMP-binding protein: MRELTINGILYSEEELVKHCNSQLLISDFQWERDVYSFILEWLDAKESISAKTSGSTGKPKAMELSKERMLNSAQLTGEYFKFEKGQTALLCLSTNFIAGKMMVVRAFLWQLNLILVNPNGHPLEKLRSKIDFAAMVPLQVINCIKEGLNFASISNLLIGGGAVDAYLEDQLQELPVKCFSSYGMTETVSHVALKPLNGDQKSNFYQGLGNVTFSLDERSCLQIEASEVLAGSICTNDVVNLIDGKHFIWLGRYDNVINSGGVKLFPEQIEEKLKGIIDEPFFISGVADQLFGQKLVLVIEKDNPSSKYKSNLSEKIRSLPGKYEQARDIFFIQEFKRTSNGKLQREATMSLLKLSR, translated from the coding sequence ATGCGTGAACTAACGATAAATGGGATTCTGTATTCCGAAGAAGAATTGGTCAAACATTGTAATAGTCAATTATTGATCAGTGATTTTCAGTGGGAGCGGGATGTTTATTCCTTTATTTTGGAATGGTTGGATGCAAAAGAAAGCATTTCAGCGAAAACTTCCGGTTCAACAGGTAAACCCAAAGCGATGGAGTTATCGAAGGAAAGGATGCTGAATTCGGCCCAACTTACCGGAGAGTATTTTAAATTTGAAAAAGGACAAACAGCATTGCTCTGTTTGTCTACTAATTTTATTGCTGGAAAAATGATGGTTGTGCGTGCTTTTTTATGGCAGTTGAACTTGATTTTAGTAAATCCCAATGGACATCCGCTTGAAAAGTTACGATCGAAAATTGATTTTGCCGCTATGGTTCCGCTTCAGGTGATTAATTGTATAAAAGAGGGGCTTAATTTTGCTTCGATTTCTAATTTATTAATTGGTGGAGGAGCTGTAGATGCTTATTTAGAAGATCAATTACAGGAGTTGCCAGTCAAATGTTTTTCAAGTTATGGCATGACAGAAACAGTTTCTCACGTGGCTCTCAAGCCTCTTAATGGAGATCAAAAATCGAATTTTTACCAAGGATTGGGTAATGTAACTTTTTCTTTGGATGAAAGATCTTGCTTGCAAATTGAAGCTTCGGAAGTTCTTGCCGGGTCAATCTGCACAAATGATGTGGTAAACCTGATTGACGGGAAACATTTTATTTGGCTTGGGCGATACGATAATGTTATCAATTCAGGTGGTGTTAAATTGTTTCCTGAGCAAATAGAGGAAAAGCTAAAGGGAATTATCGATGAGCCTTTCTTTATTAGCGGAGTGGCGGACCAACTTTTTGGTCAGAAATTGGTATTGGTAATTGAAAAAGACAATCCATCTTCCAAATACAAATCCAATTTGTCCGAAAAGATAAGAAGCTTGCCCGGTAAATACGAACAAGCCCGTGATATTTTTTTTATTCAAGAATTCAAACGAACTTCTAATGGTAAGCTTCAACGCGAAGCTACAATGTCTTTGCTTAAATTATCCAGATAA
- a CDS encoding IS1182 family transposase, producing the protein MKLVPQKSHFKAYHQNQMILFPPSLSDFISSEHPVRTISSIIDGVQIDRILEKYSYTGAKAYHPKMMLKLLVYSYLCNVYSSRKIEQAASENVHFMWLSGMQKPDHNTIARFRSSRLKGVLKEVFSQVVLLLVDSGHIDLQTIYVDGTKIEANANKFSFVWGKAIQKNIQRMKDRLGELWDYTEQVAKSDLANVSKPDLSDVDPEKIEQTIETINEALRDKKVDAKKRRQLNYAKKNYADNLRKNEQKLKILEERNSYSKTDPDATFMRMKDDYMQNGQLKPGYNLQFSTQNQFIVNYSNHNNPTDTKTFIPHMKEVQQLYPDKLNSVCADSGYGSEENYEFLEAEGLTSFVKYNYFHKEQKKGAKTYCEFHPNNLFYDSKQDIYYCPMGQVMNLKKIKKEKSQAGHFKTIHVYQAQNCNGCPLRGMCHKAKGNRTIQINHRLNELRSKAREHLTSEEGLKHRSQRPVDVEAAFGNLKHNKGFKRFLLRGKEKVEIEMGLLALAINLKKMNSRKVA; encoded by the coding sequence ATGAAATTAGTCCCTCAAAAATCTCATTTCAAAGCCTATCATCAAAACCAGATGATTCTTTTTCCGCCTTCTCTCTCGGATTTCATATCATCTGAACACCCTGTTCGTACCATCAGCAGTATTATTGATGGTGTCCAGATAGATCGTATCCTTGAAAAATACAGTTATACGGGAGCAAAGGCCTATCATCCCAAAATGATGCTTAAGTTATTAGTTTATTCCTATTTGTGTAATGTATATTCCTCTCGAAAAATAGAGCAGGCGGCATCAGAAAATGTACATTTCATGTGGTTGTCAGGGATGCAAAAGCCAGATCACAATACGATTGCCCGCTTTAGAAGCAGTCGATTAAAAGGTGTTTTAAAGGAAGTGTTCAGTCAAGTAGTCCTGTTACTGGTAGATTCCGGACATATTGATCTACAAACCATATATGTCGATGGCACCAAGATCGAGGCCAATGCAAATAAGTTTTCGTTTGTTTGGGGTAAAGCCATTCAAAAGAATATCCAACGCATGAAGGATCGGTTGGGGGAACTTTGGGATTATACAGAGCAGGTAGCCAAATCGGATTTAGCAAATGTAAGTAAGCCCGATTTAAGTGATGTTGATCCAGAAAAAATAGAGCAGACCATTGAGACAATTAATGAGGCCTTGAGGGATAAGAAAGTGGATGCTAAGAAACGCCGGCAACTCAACTATGCCAAGAAGAATTATGCTGATAATCTCCGAAAAAACGAGCAAAAGCTAAAGATATTGGAAGAGCGAAATAGTTATTCAAAAACGGATCCGGATGCAACCTTTATGCGAATGAAGGATGACTATATGCAAAATGGTCAGCTAAAACCAGGATATAACCTGCAGTTTAGCACACAAAATCAATTCATTGTAAATTATTCAAACCATAATAATCCAACCGATACAAAAACCTTTATACCTCATATGAAAGAGGTTCAACAGTTGTATCCAGACAAACTAAACAGCGTATGTGCAGATTCCGGTTATGGGTCTGAGGAGAATTATGAATTTCTTGAAGCGGAAGGATTAACCTCTTTTGTGAAATACAATTACTTTCATAAAGAACAAAAGAAGGGAGCCAAAACTTATTGCGAGTTTCACCCCAACAATTTATTCTACGACTCTAAACAGGATATTTACTACTGCCCAATGGGACAAGTAATGAATCTTAAGAAGATAAAAAAGGAAAAAAGCCAAGCCGGTCATTTTAAGACAATCCATGTTTATCAAGCTCAAAACTGTAACGGATGCCCACTTCGGGGGATGTGTCACAAAGCAAAAGGTAATCGAACGATTCAGATTAATCACCGACTTAACGAATTAAGAAGTAAAGCACGAGAACATTTAACCTCAGAAGAAGGATTGAAGCACAGGAGTCAAAGACCGGTTGATGTAGAGGCCGCTTTTGGTAACCTTAAACACAATAAAGGATTTAAACGATTTTTACTTCGTGGCAAAGAAAAAGTAGAAATCGAAATGGGATTATTGGCTCTAGCCATAAATCTTAAGAAAATGAATAGTAGAAAAGTGGCCTAA
- the msrA gene encoding peptide-methionine (S)-S-oxide reductase MsrA — translation MTKEKKDLELATFGAGCFWCVEAIFQELKGVDAVVSGYMGGKEKSTYKQVCSGETGHAEVCQISYDPTVISFKELLEVFWQVHDPTTLNQQGADIGTQYRSVIFYNNDEQKVLAETLKKKLNESGAWDNPIITEISAAATFYPAENYHQDYFNNNSQQPYCTFVIKPKQEKFKKAFKDKLKQK, via the coding sequence ATGACAAAAGAAAAGAAAGATTTAGAATTAGCAACATTTGGAGCGGGATGCTTTTGGTGTGTTGAAGCAATTTTCCAAGAACTAAAAGGAGTTGATGCTGTTGTATCGGGCTACATGGGAGGGAAGGAAAAATCAACCTATAAACAAGTTTGCTCAGGAGAAACTGGTCATGCCGAAGTTTGCCAGATTTCATATGATCCAACAGTAATTAGTTTTAAAGAACTTCTTGAAGTCTTTTGGCAAGTTCATGATCCAACCACATTGAACCAACAAGGTGCTGATATTGGAACACAATACCGTTCTGTCATTTTTTACAATAATGATGAACAAAAGGTACTGGCAGAAACACTAAAGAAGAAATTAAATGAATCTGGTGCTTGGGACAATCCAATAATTACAGAGATATCAGCAGCTGCAACTTTTTATCCTGCAGAAAATTATCATCAGGATTATTTTAATAATAACTCTCAACAACCCTACTGTACTTTCGTAATTAAGCCAAAACAAGAAAAATTTAAAAAGGCTTTTAAAGATAAATTGAAACAAAAATAA
- a CDS encoding molybdenum cofactor guanylyltransferase: MIKNKKIVGIVLSGGKSSRMGSEKGLVEWKGKRLIEYSIEALQPICDQLLISSNMDCYNYLGYPIIEDEIKECGPIGGIYSCMKAVKADYYLVISCDVPNVSFLLFADLLKNIADFDAIFPVDKDRRKQPLIAVYRSSCKDIIERELFQGNFKMMKLLDLLHTGTFQISEELPYYNSTMLSNANSPKDINLL; encoded by the coding sequence ATGATTAAGAATAAGAAAATAGTTGGAATTGTATTATCAGGAGGGAAAAGTTCCAGAATGGGAAGTGAGAAAGGCTTGGTTGAATGGAAGGGAAAACGCTTGATTGAATATTCTATTGAAGCTTTGCAACCAATATGTGACCAACTGTTGATTAGTTCAAATATGGATTGCTATAATTATTTGGGATATCCGATCATTGAAGATGAAATTAAAGAGTGTGGTCCAATAGGAGGAATATATTCCTGCATGAAAGCAGTAAAGGCTGATTATTATCTTGTTATTTCTTGTGATGTGCCAAATGTTTCCTTTCTTCTATTTGCTGATTTATTAAAAAATATTGCTGATTTTGATGCAATTTTTCCTGTTGATAAGGATAGAAGGAAACAACCTTTAATAGCTGTTTATAGATCTTCTTGTAAAGATATAATAGAGAGAGAGTTATTTCAAGGTAATTTTAAGATGATGAAATTATTAGATTTGCTGCATACCGGAACTTTTCAAATTTCGGAAGAATTACCGTATTATAATTCAACAATGCTATCAAATGCCAATTCGCCCAAGGATATAAATTTGTTATAA
- a CDS encoding molybdopterin-dependent oxidoreductase — protein sequence MKSRRQFLKISSLSAAGLVFGGGLLETFANNLLKNNQSYFKGPYDFARTPTYCEVCFWKCAGWVHKDENGRIKKIIGNDDDPNCNGRFCPRGTGGVGMYFDKDRLQTPLIRTDERGKQTFREATWDEAFDYIASKMNKIKEEHGPECTALFTHGSGGKYFGNLLKGFGSNNIAAPSYAQCRGPREVAFLATFGQGINSPENTDIRDTKCLVLIGSHLGENMHNGQVQEMSDAIDKGTTIITVDPRFSTVAGKSKHWLPIKPSTDIALLLSWMNVIINEELFDKKYVEKYTFGFDQLKAYVQPFTPEWAYGITTIKPQQIRDTAREMANAAPAVIVHPGRHVTWYGDDTQRLRAVAILNALLGSWGRRGGFYNPEKASVPHFHLPDFPKPNKNWRDAMGGKYKLADLALASGVCDASIPSPEMSCSIKGWIVNGTNLINTLPDQKKTIAAIQALDLLVVVDTMPMEITGYADVVLPECTYLERYDSLRISQGRVPSIALRMPAVDPLYNTKPAFWMARELAKKLDLLQYFPFETIEEEIDWELKQVGSSLEEMQRVGVKLLDREADDLYFGEGEDVEFNTNTGKIELYSTALEEEGFDPMPVFTQHPEPSEGFYRLIYGRAPMHTFSRTANNPNLTDLMDENSVWVNPKVAKEWDLKNDQYVYLENQDGVISDFKIKVRITERIRWDSVYMVHGFGHADKRMTRAFGKGVSDTQMITNVMIDPIMGGTGMRGNFVTFRFDNKKAEV from the coding sequence ATGAAAAGCAGAAGACAGTTTTTGAAAATTAGTTCTTTAAGTGCAGCCGGATTGGTTTTTGGGGGAGGTTTATTGGAAACATTTGCCAATAATCTACTGAAGAACAATCAATCTTATTTTAAAGGACCTTACGATTTCGCGCGTACTCCAACTTATTGCGAGGTGTGTTTTTGGAAGTGTGCTGGATGGGTACATAAAGATGAAAACGGTAGAATTAAGAAAATCATCGGAAACGATGACGATCCCAATTGTAACGGAAGGTTTTGCCCGAGAGGTACCGGAGGTGTTGGAATGTATTTCGACAAAGATCGTTTGCAGACTCCTTTAATCAGGACCGATGAAAGAGGAAAGCAAACATTTAGGGAAGCTACCTGGGATGAGGCTTTTGATTATATAGCTTCCAAAATGAACAAAATTAAAGAGGAGCATGGTCCGGAATGTACGGCCTTGTTTACTCACGGTTCAGGAGGAAAATATTTCGGTAATCTGTTAAAAGGCTTTGGTTCCAATAATATAGCTGCACCTTCTTATGCACAATGTCGTGGTCCTCGTGAAGTAGCTTTCTTAGCGACTTTTGGACAAGGAATTAATTCTCCTGAGAATACAGATATCCGGGATACAAAATGTTTGGTTTTAATCGGATCTCACCTTGGCGAAAATATGCACAACGGGCAAGTTCAGGAAATGTCAGATGCTATTGATAAGGGAACTACAATAATAACAGTTGATCCTCGTTTTTCAACGGTTGCAGGGAAATCAAAACATTGGTTGCCAATTAAACCGTCAACAGATATTGCGCTTCTTCTTTCGTGGATGAATGTGATCATAAACGAAGAATTATTTGATAAAAAATATGTAGAAAAGTATACATTTGGTTTTGATCAGTTAAAAGCCTATGTGCAGCCTTTTACCCCTGAGTGGGCCTACGGAATCACTACAATAAAGCCTCAACAGATACGTGATACCGCCCGTGAAATGGCAAATGCAGCTCCGGCAGTAATTGTTCATCCGGGTAGACATGTTACCTGGTACGGAGATGATACGCAAAGATTACGCGCAGTGGCTATCTTGAATGCTCTGTTAGGTAGTTGGGGGCGAAGAGGCGGATTTTATAATCCAGAGAAAGCTTCTGTTCCTCATTTTCATTTGCCTGATTTCCCAAAGCCAAATAAGAACTGGCGAGATGCGATGGGTGGAAAATATAAATTGGCCGATTTAGCTCTGGCTTCAGGTGTATGTGATGCATCAATACCAAGCCCGGAAATGAGTTGTTCAATTAAAGGGTGGATCGTGAACGGAACCAACTTGATTAATACTTTACCCGATCAGAAGAAAACCATAGCCGCTATCCAAGCTCTTGATTTATTGGTAGTCGTTGATACTATGCCAATGGAAATTACCGGTTATGCCGATGTGGTTTTACCTGAGTGTACTTATTTGGAAAGATATGATTCTTTGCGGATATCACAGGGAAGAGTTCCTAGTATAGCTCTGCGAATGCCAGCTGTTGATCCATTGTACAATACAAAACCAGCCTTTTGGATGGCTCGTGAATTGGCTAAGAAATTAGATTTACTTCAATATTTCCCGTTTGAAACTATAGAAGAGGAGATTGATTGGGAATTAAAACAAGTAGGTTCTTCATTGGAAGAAATGCAACGTGTTGGAGTGAAACTTTTGGATCGTGAAGCCGACGATTTGTATTTTGGAGAAGGTGAGGATGTCGAATTTAATACCAATACAGGGAAAATAGAGTTGTATTCAACGGCTTTAGAAGAAGAAGGATTTGATCCGATGCCTGTGTTCACACAGCATCCGGAACCAAGTGAAGGGTTTTATCGATTAATATATGGCCGGGCACCAATGCATACTTTTAGCCGTACGGCTAATAATCCAAATCTTACTGACTTAATGGACGAAAACTCAGTTTGGGTGAATCCTAAGGTGGCTAAAGAATGGGATTTGAAAAATGATCAATACGTTTATTTAGAGAATCAGGATGGCGTAATTTCAGATTTTAAAATAAAAGTAAGAATTACTGAACGTATCCGTTGGGATTCTGTTTATATGGTTCATGGTTTTGGGCATGCCGATAAGCGTATGACAAGAGCCTTTGGAAAAGGAGTGAGCGATACCCAGATGATTACCAATGTAATGATTGATCCAATCATGGGAGGAACAGGAATGCGTGGGAATTTTGTGACATTTCGATTTGATAATAAAAAAGCGGAGGTGTAA
- a CDS encoding 4Fe-4S dicluster domain-containing protein, with protein sequence MRYAMAIDTKKCVGCSDCVVACQTENDVPIGYCRDWVVEVMDGTYPQLEIEMRSERCNHCENSPCVRCCPTGASHYSDGGIVLVTKNECIGCSACITSCPYDARYVHPDGYVDKCTFCLHRVKKGMQPACVAVCPTKCMYFGDLDDPGSEVSKVLKKRKYKTLIPEAGTKPQLYFLI encoded by the coding sequence ATGAGATATGCAATGGCTATTGATACGAAAAAGTGTGTAGGCTGCAGCGACTGTGTAGTAGCTTGCCAAACCGAAAATGATGTTCCAATTGGATACTGCCGGGATTGGGTGGTGGAGGTAATGGATGGAACCTATCCTCAACTGGAAATTGAAATGCGTTCTGAACGATGCAATCATTGTGAAAATTCACCTTGCGTGCGTTGTTGCCCAACCGGAGCCAGTCATTATTCTGATGGAGGAATTGTTTTGGTAACAAAGAATGAATGCATCGGTTGTAGTGCCTGTATTACATCATGTCCTTATGATGCCAGATATGTTCATCCCGATGGATATGTGGATAAATGTACATTCTGTTTGCATAGGGTGAAAAAAGGAATGCAGCCTGCTTGTGTTGCAGTTTGTCCAACAAAGTGTATGTATTTTGGTGATTTGGACGATCCAGGAAGTGAGGTTTCTAAAGTTTTGAAAAAACGAAAGTACAAGACCCTAATTCCTGAAGCTGGAACAAAACCTCAATTGTATTTCCTAATCTGA
- the nrfD gene encoding NrfD/PsrC family molybdoenzyme membrane anchor subunit, with protein MREEIIVSGRNNPLIDPQLHVWHWEIPTYLFLGGLAAGLMFFAALYYLRGRENDYRTAVKLAPMIAPIALALGLIALFLDLHHKLYFWRLYTTIRLESPMSWGAWTLMVVTPVSIIWSALHIKELFPNWDWKFDFAKELIAFFQKNKKVLAWIMLISSAILGIYTGILFSAFNARPLWNTSIMGPLFLASGLSAGSAVVIWMSKNHAERKRFAQLDLMIIGIELFLIIHMFMGFLASTQVQIDAVNLFLGGTYTASFWGFVVILGMIVPAILEGLELKGYKIPVAIPVVLVLFGSVMLRFIISNAGQASRWLY; from the coding sequence ATGAGAGAAGAAATAATTGTAAGTGGAAGAAATAACCCACTCATCGATCCTCAGTTACACGTTTGGCACTGGGAAATCCCAACTTATCTGTTTTTGGGTGGTTTGGCAGCAGGTTTGATGTTTTTTGCAGCTTTGTATTACCTGAGAGGCAGAGAAAATGATTACCGGACAGCAGTGAAACTTGCTCCAATGATAGCTCCAATTGCTTTAGCTTTAGGTCTGATTGCTTTATTTTTGGATCTTCATCATAAACTTTATTTTTGGAGGTTGTATACTACGATAAGATTAGAATCGCCCATGTCGTGGGGAGCGTGGACTTTAATGGTGGTTACACCTGTTTCGATCATCTGGAGTGCCCTTCACATAAAGGAACTGTTTCCAAATTGGGATTGGAAGTTTGATTTTGCGAAAGAACTCATTGCATTTTTTCAGAAAAATAAGAAGGTATTGGCTTGGATCATGCTGATTTCATCAGCGATACTGGGAATTTATACTGGAATTTTATTTTCTGCATTTAATGCAAGACCATTATGGAATACATCTATCATGGGGCCTTTATTTTTAGCATCAGGATTGTCGGCTGGTTCTGCTGTTGTTATCTGGATGTCAAAAAATCATGCAGAACGGAAGCGGTTTGCTCAATTGGATTTAATGATTATTGGAATTGAATTATTCCTAATCATACATATGTTTATGGGATTTTTGGCTAGTACTCAAGTTCAAATTGATGCTGTAAATTTATTTTTAGGCGGTACATACACAGCTTCATTCTGGGGATTTGTGGTCATTTTAGGTATGATTGTTCCTGCAATTCTGGAAGGTCTGGAATTAAAAGGGTATAAAATTCCTGTAGCTATTCCAGTTGTGTTGGTTCTATTTGGAAGTGTAATGCTTCGATTCATTATTTCGAATGCAGGGCAGGCAAGCCGATGGCTTTATTAA
- a CDS encoding YeeE/YedE thiosulfate transporter family protein: MSEVIKTKYLNPYVGGVLLGLVLLAANFVSGRGLGASGAVKSAVVTTVNAVMPSHTENSAFYVEYKESHPGNPMKSWLVFEMVGVLIGGFLSGAFAKRLKFKVEHSPKITSKRRIIFAVLGGILFGFGSQLGRGCTSGSALSGMAVLSVGGFLTMAFIFGTAFALAYFFRKNWI; encoded by the coding sequence ATGAGCGAAGTGATAAAAACAAAATACCTAAATCCATATGTTGGTGGGGTATTGCTAGGCCTCGTACTTTTAGCCGCAAATTTTGTTTCCGGCCGTGGATTAGGAGCAAGTGGTGCAGTAAAAAGTGCAGTAGTAACCACAGTGAATGCGGTAATGCCTTCTCACACTGAGAACTCTGCGTTTTACGTTGAATATAAAGAATCTCATCCTGGAAATCCAATGAAATCCTGGTTGGTTTTTGAAATGGTAGGGGTCTTAATTGGTGGGTTTCTATCAGGAGCTTTTGCCAAACGTTTAAAATTTAAGGTTGAGCATTCACCAAAAATTACTTCCAAGCGAAGAATAATATTTGCCGTTTTAGGTGGTATATTATTTGGTTTTGGATCTCAGTTGGGAAGAGGTTGCACCAGTGGATCAGCCTTAAGTGGTATGGCTGTTTTATCGGTAGGAGGATTTCTTACGATGGCGTTTATTTTTGGAACAGCTTTCGCCTTAGCTTACTTTTTCCGTAAAAACTGGATCTAA
- a CDS encoding YeeE/YedE thiosulfate transporter family protein, protein MGPLIVNEIISPNTNLLIAMLIGIGFGFVLESSGFSSSRKLAGMFYGYDTTVLKVFFTAAITAMIGMLFFSLFGWIDLSYVYVNPTYLTSAMVGGAVMGAGFIIGGFCPGTAFCALSIGKLDALAFVGGLVLGIIFFTEGYPLWEDLYKANFIGAPTMNELLDIPRGIFALGLILVAFAMFWVGEWAEKKFPREEY, encoded by the coding sequence ATGGGACCATTAATAGTTAACGAAATAATTTCACCAAACACCAATTTGTTAATTGCCATGCTAATTGGAATTGGGTTTGGTTTTGTATTGGAATCAAGTGGATTCTCATCTAGTCGTAAATTAGCAGGAATGTTTTATGGCTACGATACCACTGTATTGAAAGTGTTTTTTACAGCGGCAATTACCGCAATGATTGGAATGTTGTTTTTCAGTTTGTTCGGATGGATCGATTTGAGTTATGTCTACGTTAATCCTACTTACCTAACTTCGGCTATGGTTGGAGGTGCAGTAATGGGGGCTGGTTTTATTATTGGAGGATTTTGCCCTGGTACTGCTTTCTGTGCTTTGTCAATTGGTAAATTGGATGCTTTGGCTTTTGTAGGAGGTTTAGTTCTCGGAATTATCTTTTTTACAGAAGGTTATCCTCTGTGGGAGGATTTGTATAAAGCCAACTTTATAGGTGCACCAACAATGAACGAATTGCTTGATATTCCTCGTGGAATATTTGCATTGGGATTGATTTTGGTCGCTTTTGCTATGTTCTGGGTAGGTGAATGGGCTGAAAAAAAATTCCCTCGTGAGGAATATTAA
- a CDS encoding rhodanese-like domain-containing protein, with translation MKMRLILASVLIPLGIIIAAVPENTTKPFRLTAGELLNEIHEGTQFISTDQIADMLVQKDPSLQLIDVRAQAEFEKYNLPGSVNIPLSDLLSEEWNDFLDQGVKMNVFYSNGNLKANEAWMITRQLGFKNNYVLQGGLNYWAETILNPQAPKSVLADDEIAKYDFRKGASMALGGGNAVVSNSNESSTAKPPIVKKKKKKKVAGGC, from the coding sequence ATGAAAATGAGATTGATATTGGCATCTGTACTTATTCCATTAGGAATTATTATTGCTGCAGTGCCTGAAAATACGACCAAGCCGTTTCGTTTAACTGCTGGTGAATTGCTTAATGAGATACATGAAGGAACTCAATTTATAAGCACCGATCAAATCGCTGATATGTTGGTGCAAAAAGATCCAAGTCTTCAATTAATTGATGTACGTGCTCAGGCAGAGTTTGAAAAATATAATCTTCCGGGATCTGTTAATATCCCGCTTTCTGATCTTTTATCGGAAGAATGGAATGATTTTTTAGATCAAGGCGTAAAAATGAATGTGTTTTATTCCAATGGCAATTTGAAGGCAAATGAAGCCTGGATGATTACTCGCCAGTTGGGATTTAAGAATAATTACGTTCTTCAGGGTGGTTTAAATTATTGGGCTGAAACGATTCTTAATCCACAAGCTCCAAAATCTGTTCTTGCTGATGATGAAATTGCAAAATATGATTTCCGTAAAGGGGCAAGCATGGCTCTTGGAGGAGGGAATGCTGTTGTTTCGAATAGTAATGAAAGCAGTACAGCAAAACCACCTATCGTGAAAAAGAAAAAGAAGAAAAAAGTCGCTGGAGGATGCTAA